One part of the Anaeromyxobacter sp. Fw109-5 genome encodes these proteins:
- the hemC gene encoding hydroxymethylbilane synthase → MIRIATRRSPLAKWQANHVADLLRAKEPGLEVRLHELVTKGDRILEVPLAEVGGKGLFVKEIEDALLASDAEIAVHSMKDLPAELAPGLAIGAVPEREDPRDALCSPRYKTLAGLPRGAKVGTSSLRRGAQLKALRPDLQLEMVRGNVETRLRKASEALDAVVLAYAGLRRLGLAEHATYVFPAEEMLPAVAQGALALEARAADAPTMARLAALEHPETRVRIEAERGFLGRIEGGCQVPIAGHATVQGGRVSMRALVASLDGTRVIRGERSGPAADARQLGIALAEELLSKGAAEILRECEGKAPGLAAPRR, encoded by the coding sequence ATGATCCGCATCGCGACCCGCCGCAGCCCGCTCGCCAAGTGGCAGGCGAACCACGTCGCGGACCTCCTCCGGGCGAAGGAGCCCGGCCTCGAGGTCCGCCTGCACGAGCTCGTCACCAAGGGCGACCGGATCCTCGAGGTCCCGCTCGCGGAGGTCGGCGGCAAGGGCCTCTTCGTGAAGGAGATCGAGGACGCGCTCCTCGCCAGCGACGCGGAGATCGCGGTCCACTCGATGAAGGACCTGCCCGCCGAGCTCGCCCCGGGCCTCGCCATCGGCGCGGTGCCGGAGCGCGAGGATCCGCGCGACGCCCTCTGCTCCCCCCGCTACAAGACGCTCGCCGGGCTTCCGCGTGGTGCGAAGGTCGGGACCTCCAGCCTCCGCCGCGGCGCGCAGCTCAAGGCGCTCCGGCCGGACCTCCAGCTCGAGATGGTCCGCGGCAACGTCGAGACGCGCCTCCGCAAGGCGTCCGAGGCGCTCGACGCGGTGGTGCTCGCCTACGCGGGGCTCCGCCGCCTCGGCCTCGCCGAGCACGCGACCTACGTCTTCCCCGCGGAGGAGATGCTCCCCGCCGTCGCCCAGGGGGCGCTCGCCCTCGAGGCGCGCGCCGCCGACGCGCCGACGATGGCCCGCCTCGCGGCGCTCGAGCACCCGGAGACGCGCGTCCGCATCGAGGCCGAGCGCGGCTTCCTCGGGCGCATCGAGGGCGGCTGCCAGGTGCCGATCGCCGGCCACGCGACGGTCCAGGGCGGGCGGGTGTCGATGCGCGCGCTCGTCGCCTCGCTCGACGGGACGCGGGTCATCCGCGGGGAGCGGAGCGGCCCCGCCGCCGACGCGCGCCAGCTCGGGATCGCCCTCGCCGAGGAGCTCCTCTCGAAGGGCGCCGCCGAGATCCTCCGCGAGTGCGAGGGGAAGGCCCCGGGCCTCGCGGCCCCCAGGCGCTAG
- a CDS encoding inner membrane protein YpjD produces the protein MSIVILRIAAALYAAAAAAYIVYFARPRHKRSATIGFWVLAAAFLVHAAAIGVGCSEFGGAEFFGLRGGLVLLVWLLTGAYLFLQRYYKLPTIGAFVTPLALVVLLPTLFGTPGHPGVAPATVRHPSVTLHILSAVGGVALFAIAFGVAIMYLLQEREVKGKRFGALFSRLPSLDALDQMIQRLVRAGFVVYTVALVAGTITATAVWESAWSWDPQQVISLGIWILYGAMVQLRHSGWHGRRYALMTLVGFVILLSSMVSLKIVPGVTRHAGDYGPRAAEVSQ, from the coding sequence ATGAGCATCGTCATCCTCCGCATCGCCGCCGCCCTCTACGCGGCCGCCGCGGCCGCGTACATCGTGTACTTCGCGCGGCCGCGTCACAAGCGGTCGGCCACCATCGGCTTCTGGGTGCTCGCGGCGGCGTTCCTCGTTCACGCGGCGGCGATCGGCGTGGGCTGCAGCGAGTTCGGCGGCGCGGAGTTCTTCGGCCTGCGCGGCGGCCTCGTCCTGCTCGTGTGGCTGCTCACCGGCGCGTACCTGTTCCTGCAGCGCTACTACAAGCTCCCCACCATCGGCGCGTTCGTCACGCCCCTCGCCCTGGTCGTGCTCCTGCCCACGCTGTTCGGCACGCCGGGTCACCCGGGCGTCGCGCCGGCCACGGTGCGCCACCCGAGCGTCACCCTCCACATCCTCTCCGCGGTCGGCGGCGTGGCGCTCTTCGCGATCGCGTTCGGCGTCGCCATCATGTACCTGCTGCAGGAGCGCGAGGTGAAGGGGAAGCGGTTCGGGGCGCTGTTCTCCCGCCTGCCCTCGCTCGACGCGCTCGATCAGATGATCCAGCGGCTCGTCCGGGCCGGGTTCGTCGTCTACACCGTCGCGCTCGTCGCCGGCACCATCACGGCGACCGCGGTCTGGGAGAGCGCCTGGTCGTGGGATCCGCAGCAGGTGATCTCGCTCGGCATCTGGATCCTGTACGGCGCGATGGTGCAGCTCCGCCACAGCGGCTGGCACGGCCGGCGCTACGCGCTCATGACCCTGGTCGGGTTCGTCATCCTCCTCTCCTCGATGGTCTCGCTGAAGATCGTCCCAGGGGTCACGCGCCACGCCGGCGACTACGGCCCGCGCGCGGCGGAGGTCTCGCAGTGA
- a CDS encoding twin-arginine translocase TatA/TatE family subunit has translation MGIVELLAVLFVVLLFFGGSRLPALGAGLGKALRNLKGAVHGDGVSGSGSKPPPRELPPGGEGGTGGEGR, from the coding sequence ATGGGCATCGTCGAGCTGCTTGCCGTCCTGTTCGTCGTCCTGCTTTTCTTCGGCGGGAGTCGCCTGCCCGCGCTGGGCGCGGGCCTCGGCAAGGCCCTGCGCAACCTCAAGGGCGCGGTGCACGGCGACGGCGTGTCGGGGAGCGGCTCGAAGCCCCCGCCGCGCGAGCTGCCGCCGGGCGGGGAGGGTGGGACCGGGGGCGAAGGGCGCTAG
- a CDS encoding PHP domain-containing protein translates to MLIDLHVHSHHSRGSTLAPREALRRAKQAGLDGVVFTDLNTLDGLEEIRAAGREEGILALVGVEVATDHGHYLCFFPDPARVPAPPQAFGSATPWPAREVLARVRELGGVAVAAHPYDKTIDRPSGDFIFTIDGLAAIEALNASVKGPANDLAVEAADHMSLPCTGASGAHASLDAIGKAATLFRDPVASEADLVAQLRAGTVFCVAIGVSPQPAGRDGGERRERRRDDRGERDRGGHGHRGHGGHRERGGRRDRGGRR, encoded by the coding sequence ATGCTCATCGATCTCCACGTCCACAGCCACCACTCCCGCGGCAGCACGCTCGCGCCGCGCGAGGCGCTGCGCCGGGCGAAGCAGGCCGGGCTCGACGGCGTGGTGTTCACGGATCTCAACACGCTCGACGGGCTCGAGGAGATCCGCGCCGCGGGCCGCGAGGAGGGCATCCTCGCGCTCGTGGGCGTCGAGGTCGCCACCGACCACGGGCACTACCTCTGCTTCTTCCCCGATCCGGCCAGGGTCCCGGCGCCGCCGCAGGCCTTCGGCTCCGCGACGCCCTGGCCGGCCCGCGAGGTGCTCGCGAGGGTGCGGGAGCTCGGCGGCGTCGCCGTCGCGGCGCACCCCTACGACAAGACGATCGATCGGCCCAGCGGTGACTTCATCTTCACCATCGACGGGCTCGCCGCGATCGAGGCGCTGAACGCGAGCGTGAAGGGCCCCGCGAACGACCTCGCGGTCGAGGCGGCGGACCACATGAGCCTCCCCTGCACCGGCGCGTCCGGCGCGCACGCGTCCCTCGACGCGATCGGCAAGGCGGCGACGCTGTTCCGCGATCCGGTCGCGAGCGAGGCCGACCTCGTGGCGCAGCTCCGGGCCGGGACGGTGTTCTGCGTCGCCATCGGCGTGTCGCCGCAGCCCGCCGGGCGGGACGGTGGCGAGCGGCGCGAGCGGCGGCGCGACGACCGCGGCGAGCGCGACCGGGGCGGCCACGGCCACCGCGGCCATGGCGGGCACCGTGAGCGTGGTGGCCGTCGCGACCGTGGTGGCCGCCGGTAG
- a CDS encoding DUF4265 domain-containing protein yields MTTELDIAEGLIRIRVPLERSDGEDGPPDDWVWAEPLGANRYRIESCPFFAYGISRDDVVQALDAAGEEEPRLDDVVEKSGHRTLRLALDPGAELSDGGVQAFLERLLEHGCTHEALRPKLVAVDVPPEVDVGRVAEVLQGRAEEGLLVWEWADPRPC; encoded by the coding sequence ATGACGACGGAGCTGGACATCGCGGAGGGGCTGATCCGGATCCGGGTCCCGCTCGAGCGCTCGGACGGCGAGGACGGGCCCCCCGACGACTGGGTGTGGGCGGAGCCGCTCGGCGCGAACCGCTACCGCATCGAGAGCTGCCCGTTCTTCGCTTACGGGATCTCCCGAGACGACGTCGTCCAGGCGCTCGACGCCGCGGGAGAGGAGGAGCCCCGGCTCGACGACGTGGTGGAGAAGAGCGGGCATCGCACCCTCCGCCTCGCGCTCGATCCCGGCGCGGAGCTGTCCGACGGCGGCGTCCAGGCGTTCCTCGAGCGGCTGCTCGAGCACGGGTGCACGCACGAGGCGCTGCGTCCGAAGCTCGTGGCGGTCGACGTCCCACCGGAGGTGGACGTCGGGCGCGTCGCCGAGGTCCTGCAGGGCCGCGCCGAGGAAGGGCTGCTCGTCTGGGAGTGGGCCGACCCGCGCCCCTGCTGA
- the trxA gene encoding thioredoxin, with protein MASSDLVILQDSTFETEVLKSDVPVLVDFWAVWCGPCKAIAPTVEELASQYKGKVKVAKMDVDQHQNVPQQYGIRSIPTLLVFKGGRVVDTIVGAVPKAKLEESLKKAIG; from the coding sequence ATGGCCTCGAGCGACCTCGTCATCCTGCAGGACTCCACCTTCGAGACGGAGGTCCTGAAGAGCGACGTGCCCGTCCTCGTCGACTTCTGGGCGGTGTGGTGTGGGCCCTGCAAGGCGATCGCCCCCACGGTCGAGGAGCTGGCGAGCCAGTACAAGGGCAAGGTCAAGGTCGCCAAGATGGACGTGGACCAGCACCAGAACGTCCCGCAGCAGTACGGCATCCGCTCCATCCCCACCCTCCTCGTGTTCAAGGGCGGCCGCGTGGTCGACACCATCGTCGGCGCCGTCCCCAAGGCGAAGCTGGAGGAGAGCCTGAAGAAGGCGATCGGCTGA
- a CDS encoding uroporphyrinogen-III synthase, with amino-acid sequence MGARLDRRTVVVTRGKGGEDTLSARLRALGAAVREVPSIAFADPADPGPLDAALRALDRFEWAVFTSATAVDRTVARLRALGLDVAALARLRLAAVGPATAERLAGVVREPDLVPGEAKGDALARALAPHVSGRPVLFPRPAEGRPETVAGLLAAGADLTGVEAYRTVPAPASDIAPLGDWLARGEVDAVAFASPSAVRAVTGALGERAALLRGVLLAAIGPTTAEALREQGLEAGVQPERYTGADLAEAVAVRLGPG; translated from the coding sequence GTGGGCGCCCGGCTCGATCGGCGCACCGTCGTCGTCACCCGCGGGAAGGGAGGCGAGGACACGCTCTCGGCGCGCCTGCGCGCCCTCGGGGCCGCGGTGCGCGAGGTCCCCTCGATCGCCTTCGCCGATCCCGCCGATCCCGGGCCGCTCGACGCCGCGCTGCGCGCCCTGGACCGCTTCGAGTGGGCGGTCTTCACGAGCGCCACCGCCGTGGACCGCACCGTGGCGCGGCTGCGGGCGCTCGGGCTCGACGTCGCGGCGCTCGCGCGGCTGAGGCTCGCCGCGGTCGGCCCGGCCACGGCCGAGCGGCTCGCGGGCGTGGTGCGCGAGCCGGATCTCGTGCCGGGCGAGGCGAAGGGCGACGCGCTCGCGCGGGCGCTCGCGCCGCACGTCAGCGGGCGCCCGGTCCTCTTCCCCCGCCCGGCGGAGGGCCGCCCTGAGACGGTGGCCGGGCTCCTCGCCGCCGGCGCCGACCTGACCGGGGTCGAGGCGTACCGGACGGTGCCCGCGCCCGCGAGCGACATCGCTCCCCTCGGCGACTGGCTCGCGCGAGGCGAGGTGGACGCCGTCGCGTTCGCCTCCCCGTCCGCGGTGCGGGCGGTCACGGGGGCTCTGGGCGAGCGGGCGGCGCTCCTGAGGGGGGTGCTCCTCGCCGCCATCGGCCCTACCACCGCGGAGGCCCTGCGCGAGCAGGGGCTCGAGGCCGGGGTGCAGCCGGAGCGCTACACCGGCGCCGACCTCGCGGAGGCGGTCGCGGTGAGGCTCGGCCCCGGATAG
- the hemA gene encoding glutamyl-tRNA reductase: MNGKEIFLVGLSHKSAPIEVRERVALTGDLLKAALCELRAAESVAEAFVVSTCNRVEVYVQADGIEPARRFFTERAPDADEHLYAKIGVEAIRHLFRVSASLDSMVVGEQQILGQVKEAYGLASAAEAAGPFMSRLCNRAFATAKRVRTETDIGRGATSMSQVAVELVEKIFGDLKGRAILLVGAGKMGALSAKALAVLGADRILVTNRSPERGLALAEQVGGAFRGWDELPRLLVEADVVIVSTGAPTYVVTRDLVQQAMKARRRRSLCLIDLAVPRNVDPACADLGEVFAYDVDDMEKVVTATQEARRGEALRAEAIVEAEVMAFAKERDARAALPVLAQLRRHAEQIARAEAERTLSHLGPKLDEKGKKSVEAMAQAIVNKLLHGPTARLKAAAATGDGDLPGAAAELFGIDNDPARPEGAPAQPAEGRAAASSERS; the protein is encoded by the coding sequence GTGAACGGGAAGGAGATCTTCCTCGTCGGGCTCTCGCACAAGAGCGCGCCCATCGAGGTGCGCGAGCGGGTGGCGTTGACGGGCGATCTCCTCAAGGCCGCGCTCTGCGAGCTCAGGGCCGCCGAGAGCGTCGCCGAGGCGTTCGTCGTCTCCACCTGCAACCGCGTCGAGGTCTACGTCCAGGCGGACGGGATCGAGCCGGCGCGCCGCTTCTTCACGGAGCGCGCGCCCGACGCGGACGAGCACCTGTACGCCAAGATCGGCGTCGAGGCGATCCGCCACCTGTTCCGGGTCTCGGCGAGCCTCGACTCGATGGTGGTCGGCGAGCAGCAGATCCTCGGCCAGGTGAAGGAGGCGTACGGCCTCGCGAGCGCCGCGGAGGCCGCCGGTCCGTTCATGTCGCGCCTCTGCAACCGCGCCTTCGCGACCGCCAAGCGCGTCCGCACCGAGACCGACATCGGCCGGGGCGCGACGAGCATGTCGCAGGTCGCGGTGGAGCTCGTCGAGAAGATCTTCGGCGACCTGAAGGGCAGGGCCATCCTGCTCGTCGGCGCGGGCAAGATGGGGGCGCTCTCGGCGAAGGCGCTCGCCGTGCTCGGCGCGGACCGCATCCTCGTGACGAACCGCTCGCCCGAGCGCGGGCTGGCGCTCGCGGAGCAGGTCGGCGGCGCCTTCCGCGGCTGGGACGAGCTGCCGCGCCTGCTCGTCGAGGCGGACGTCGTCATCGTCTCCACCGGCGCCCCGACCTACGTGGTGACGCGCGACCTGGTGCAGCAGGCGATGAAGGCCCGTCGCCGCCGCTCCCTGTGCCTCATCGATCTCGCCGTGCCGCGCAACGTCGACCCCGCGTGCGCCGATCTCGGCGAGGTCTTCGCCTACGACGTGGACGACATGGAGAAGGTCGTCACGGCGACGCAGGAGGCCCGCCGCGGCGAGGCGCTCCGCGCCGAGGCGATCGTCGAGGCGGAGGTGATGGCCTTCGCGAAGGAGCGGGACGCCCGGGCGGCGCTCCCGGTCCTCGCGCAGCTCCGGCGGCACGCGGAGCAGATCGCCCGGGCGGAGGCGGAGCGGACGCTCTCGCACCTCGGCCCGAAGCTGGACGAGAAGGGCAAGAAGAGCGTGGAGGCGATGGCGCAGGCCATCGTGAACAAGCTCCTGCACGGTCCCACGGCGCGGCTCAAGGCCGCCGCCGCCACGGGCGACGGCGATCTCCCGGGGGCCGCCGCGGAGCTGTTCGGCATCGACAACGACCCGGCGCGTCCCGAGGGCGCGCCGGCCCAGCCCGCCGAGGGCCGCGCCGCGGCCTCGTCGGAGCGCAGCTAG
- the rodA gene encoding rod shape-determining protein RodA, with product MAPDVSLSATPHRRLFAHFPWHLAFVTLAISAIGVWNLASASRSAHAPVWISQAAWMGLGVLVALSLTLFDQRTFHRFAWVFYAVVIVLLVLVYVKGRYVMGARRWLTIGPVNFQPSELAKLSVALALASWFHGDAERRKDGYGLVGLLIPFAIILVPAALVLKQPDLGTSLIVMSVGFTQILFARVRWKTLALLAGVAVVSAGLLYPHLKPYQKKRVETFLNPQSDVLGAGYHATQSMIAVGSGQALGKGWGQGTQTYLSFLPEQHTDFIFSVWAEEHGFLGCLLLLALYFVLVASAIDICGNARDRFGHFLAAGLTGMLFWHVAINIGMVIGLLPVVGVTLPLMSYGGSSVIAIYTGIGLLANVGMRRFVN from the coding sequence GTGGCGCCTGACGTCTCGCTCTCGGCGACGCCGCACCGGCGGCTGTTCGCCCACTTCCCCTGGCACCTCGCGTTCGTCACGCTCGCCATCTCGGCGATCGGCGTGTGGAACCTGGCGTCGGCGTCGCGGAGCGCCCACGCGCCGGTCTGGATCTCCCAGGCCGCGTGGATGGGGCTCGGCGTCCTCGTCGCGCTGTCCCTCACGCTGTTCGATCAGCGCACCTTCCACCGCTTCGCGTGGGTGTTCTACGCGGTGGTGATCGTCCTGCTGGTGCTCGTCTACGTGAAGGGCCGCTACGTGATGGGGGCGCGGCGCTGGCTCACCATCGGACCCGTGAACTTCCAGCCCTCCGAGCTCGCCAAGCTGTCCGTCGCGCTCGCGCTGGCGAGCTGGTTCCACGGCGACGCCGAGCGGCGCAAGGACGGCTACGGCCTCGTCGGCCTGCTCATCCCGTTCGCGATCATCCTCGTCCCGGCCGCGCTCGTGCTGAAGCAGCCGGACCTGGGCACCTCGCTCATCGTGATGTCCGTCGGCTTCACGCAGATCCTGTTCGCGCGGGTCCGCTGGAAGACGCTCGCGCTGCTCGCGGGCGTGGCGGTCGTCTCGGCGGGGCTCCTCTACCCGCACCTGAAGCCGTACCAGAAGAAGCGGGTGGAGACGTTCCTGAACCCCCAGTCGGACGTGCTCGGCGCGGGCTATCACGCCACGCAGTCGATGATCGCCGTCGGCTCCGGGCAGGCGCTCGGGAAGGGCTGGGGGCAGGGCACGCAGACGTACCTGTCGTTCCTCCCGGAGCAGCACACCGACTTCATCTTCTCGGTGTGGGCGGAGGAGCACGGGTTCCTGGGCTGCCTCCTGCTGCTCGCCCTCTACTTCGTGCTGGTCGCGAGCGCGATCGACATCTGCGGCAACGCGCGCGATCGCTTCGGCCACTTCCTCGCCGCTGGGCTCACCGGGATGCTCTTCTGGCACGTCGCCATCAACATCGGGATGGTGATCGGGCTCCTGCCGGTGGTGGGCGTGACGCTGCCGCTCATGAGCTACGGCGGCTCGTCCGTCATCGCGATCTACACCGGGATCGGGCTGCTCGCGAACGTCGGGATGCGACGGTTTGTCAATTAG
- the mrdA gene encoding penicillin-binding protein 2: MSLIPPSAPGTAQKDFRPRLAWATGLAVLTFLTLVGRLYLLQILKGDEYKEKAEENFVKEIRQPADRGHVLDRHGRILVDSRPSYDVTLTPYFCGKQCDEVLSRLATMLAMTPEEVERARGQLAGARKLERFRPFTVKVDIAREELDLFLARQMDLPGVDVQAIPHRNYRFGGLGGHLIGYMNEAGPEELKRLNEEVQRSGTGQGPYLLGDYTGRRGLERRFERQLRGIDGKERVPVDAKGRRKEDADELIPEDQRVVPSVPGHNLVLSIDWRLQEAAEAAFPATAGVVLAMDAKTGFLLALVDRPAPDPNKMSGRITSAELAAIHSDPLEPELFRAIQQHYHPGSTFKALTAIAALEEKHYHPGTTVFCPGHFKMGRHRWRCDKDSGHGYVDFAHALGASCDVFFYEAGARLGADALARWAREFGLGVPTEFGLPGEVPGVVPDVAWHDRHLRGGYQRGMPVNLAIGQGDVNVTPMQQVVFYGALATGIVWKPQVVLRVEDADGKVLQEFAPQERSRPQVKKSTRDTVMKGLLAAVNEPYGTAYWQRIKEFTVAGKTGTAQVVKMGKRLRADQVPYFERDHAWFAAFAPAEDPEIVVVVLNEHSGFGSTNAAPTAMAVIRKYLELKAQDAAERAGVALSPPALGAAPGAAPAATAPAPAAAVAGPAALRGAKPAPTGAPAAAPPPSRGAQVVPTPLATSGAAAVAPAAMKPKATPVEAKSPPAAAKPSTPVEAKPSTPAPAKPSAPVAKPSPPVETEPVAPAASKPLAPEAPPLEPASPPVAAPAGAAPAAPTRSHGERQGGNDGGA; encoded by the coding sequence ATGTCACTCATTCCTCCCAGCGCGCCGGGGACGGCGCAGAAGGACTTCCGGCCGCGGCTCGCCTGGGCGACGGGGCTCGCGGTCCTGACGTTCCTCACGCTCGTCGGGCGGCTGTACCTGCTGCAGATCCTGAAGGGCGACGAGTACAAGGAGAAGGCCGAGGAGAACTTCGTGAAGGAGATCCGCCAGCCGGCGGATCGCGGCCACGTCCTCGACCGTCACGGCCGCATCCTCGTCGACTCGCGCCCCTCGTACGACGTGACGCTGACGCCGTACTTCTGCGGGAAGCAGTGCGACGAGGTCCTCTCGCGCCTCGCGACCATGCTGGCGATGACGCCGGAGGAGGTGGAGCGGGCGCGGGGGCAGCTCGCCGGCGCCCGGAAGCTCGAGCGGTTCCGGCCCTTCACGGTGAAGGTCGACATCGCGCGCGAGGAGCTGGACCTCTTCCTCGCGCGCCAGATGGATCTGCCCGGCGTCGACGTGCAGGCGATCCCGCACCGGAACTACCGGTTCGGCGGGCTCGGCGGGCACCTCATCGGCTACATGAACGAGGCCGGCCCCGAGGAGCTGAAGCGGCTCAACGAGGAGGTGCAGCGCTCGGGCACGGGTCAGGGGCCGTACCTGCTCGGCGACTACACCGGGCGGCGCGGCCTCGAGCGGAGGTTCGAGCGGCAGCTGCGCGGCATCGACGGCAAGGAGCGCGTCCCGGTCGACGCGAAGGGGCGCCGGAAGGAGGACGCGGACGAGCTCATCCCCGAGGATCAGCGCGTCGTGCCGAGCGTCCCCGGGCACAACCTCGTGCTCTCGATCGACTGGCGCCTGCAGGAGGCGGCGGAGGCGGCGTTCCCCGCGACGGCGGGCGTCGTGCTCGCCATGGACGCGAAGACCGGGTTCCTCCTCGCCCTCGTCGACCGGCCCGCGCCGGACCCGAACAAGATGTCGGGCCGCATCACCTCGGCGGAGCTCGCCGCCATCCACTCCGACCCGCTGGAGCCCGAGCTGTTCCGCGCGATCCAGCAGCACTACCACCCCGGCTCGACCTTCAAGGCGCTCACCGCGATCGCCGCGCTGGAGGAGAAGCACTACCACCCCGGCACCACCGTGTTCTGCCCGGGCCACTTCAAGATGGGCAGGCACCGCTGGCGGTGCGACAAGGACTCGGGGCACGGGTACGTCGACTTCGCGCACGCGCTCGGCGCGAGCTGCGACGTCTTCTTCTACGAGGCCGGCGCGCGGCTCGGCGCCGACGCCCTCGCGCGCTGGGCGCGCGAGTTCGGCCTGGGCGTGCCGACGGAGTTCGGGCTGCCGGGCGAGGTCCCCGGCGTCGTGCCCGACGTCGCCTGGCACGATCGCCACCTCCGCGGCGGCTACCAGCGCGGCATGCCGGTCAACCTCGCCATCGGGCAGGGCGACGTGAACGTGACGCCCATGCAGCAGGTCGTCTTCTACGGAGCCCTCGCCACGGGCATCGTCTGGAAGCCGCAGGTGGTGCTGCGCGTCGAGGACGCGGACGGGAAGGTGCTGCAGGAGTTCGCGCCCCAGGAGCGCAGCCGCCCGCAGGTGAAGAAGTCGACCCGCGACACGGTCATGAAGGGCCTGCTCGCCGCGGTCAACGAGCCCTACGGGACCGCCTACTGGCAGCGCATCAAGGAGTTCACCGTCGCCGGGAAGACGGGCACCGCCCAGGTCGTGAAGATGGGCAAGCGCCTGCGCGCCGACCAGGTGCCGTACTTCGAGCGCGACCACGCCTGGTTCGCGGCGTTCGCGCCGGCGGAGGACCCGGAGATCGTGGTGGTGGTGCTGAACGAGCACTCGGGGTTCGGCTCCACGAACGCCGCGCCGACCGCGATGGCGGTCATCCGCAAGTACCTGGAGCTGAAGGCGCAGGACGCCGCGGAGCGGGCCGGCGTCGCGCTCTCGCCGCCCGCGCTCGGGGCTGCCCCGGGCGCGGCCCCGGCGGCGACCGCTCCCGCCCCGGCGGCGGCCGTCGCGGGCCCCGCGGCCCTTCGCGGCGCGAAGCCCGCTCCGACGGGAGCTCCCGCGGCGGCTCCGCCGCCCAGCCGGGGCGCCCAGGTCGTCCCCACGCCGCTCGCCACCTCCGGCGCCGCGGCGGTGGCGCCCGCGGCGATGAAGCCGAAGGCTACGCCGGTCGAGGCGAAGAGCCCGCCGGCCGCGGCGAAGCCGAGCACGCCGGTCGAGGCGAAGCCGAGCACGCCGGCCCCGGCGAAGCCCAGCGCGCCGGTCGCGAAGCCGAGCCCGCCCGTCGAGACGGAGCCGGTCGCCCCGGCCGCCTCGAAGCCGCTCGCGCCGGAGGCCCCGCCGCTCGAGCCCGCTTCGCCGCCGGTCGCCGCTCCGGCGGGCGCGGCCCCGGCGGCTCCCACGCGGTCGCACGGCGAACGACAGGGAGGGAACGACGGTGGCGCCTGA
- the truD gene encoding tRNA pseudouridine(13) synthase TruD — translation MKLKQRPEDFQVTESWRFEEDPRGAHFVYLMDKQKLSTFEAVERICAGFKIPRAAVSYCGLKDKQGRTTQLIAIQGREIELQDPDLRLKPLGRAAEPLSAANTTSNRFAVTVRDLGEDDVARLTASIAEVRRLGVVNYFDSQRFGSLKHGQGFIVKDLMRGDFEVALRNILARPSDLDQSGDARVKAFWKEHWGEWDRRNPYPGAERYQAVVKWLKAHPTDHRGAILRTEPRWRALQVFAYQSWLWNEGVKQLLKDVVGMARLVSIRYQAGSLLFPRELDAAQARQLHDRTFPLLAPGTRFSDPAIEKAALSVLGREGQELADLSVPGTPEIHFEPEERPLLVFPGRLAVGEAKPDELNRGRLRVNVAFTLPPGAYATLVVKRLFHWTLAPGRRATPVAAPGTAAARRAAPARPGAQAAPPEPAAPRAAKQGFLARRRAEKEARQQRREAAKKRS, via the coding sequence ATGAAGCTCAAGCAGAGGCCGGAGGACTTCCAGGTCACCGAGTCGTGGCGTTTCGAGGAGGACCCGCGAGGCGCGCACTTCGTGTACCTGATGGACAAGCAGAAGCTCTCCACGTTCGAGGCGGTCGAACGGATCTGCGCCGGGTTCAAGATCCCGCGCGCGGCGGTGAGCTACTGCGGCCTCAAGGACAAGCAGGGACGCACCACCCAGCTCATCGCGATCCAGGGCCGGGAGATCGAGCTGCAGGACCCCGACCTCCGCCTGAAGCCGCTCGGCCGCGCGGCTGAGCCGCTCTCGGCGGCGAACACCACCTCCAACCGCTTCGCGGTGACGGTGCGCGACCTCGGCGAGGACGACGTCGCCCGGCTGACCGCGTCCATCGCGGAGGTCCGGCGCCTCGGCGTCGTGAACTACTTCGACTCGCAGCGCTTCGGATCGCTGAAGCACGGCCAGGGCTTCATCGTGAAGGACCTGATGCGCGGCGACTTCGAGGTCGCGCTGAGGAACATCCTCGCCAGGCCGAGCGATCTCGATCAGTCGGGCGACGCGCGCGTGAAGGCGTTCTGGAAGGAGCACTGGGGGGAGTGGGACCGCCGCAACCCGTACCCGGGAGCGGAGCGCTACCAGGCGGTGGTCAAGTGGCTCAAGGCGCACCCCACCGATCACCGCGGAGCCATCCTCCGTACCGAGCCGCGCTGGCGCGCGCTCCAGGTGTTCGCCTACCAGAGCTGGCTGTGGAACGAGGGCGTGAAGCAGCTCCTGAAGGACGTGGTCGGGATGGCGCGCCTCGTGTCGATCCGCTACCAGGCGGGCTCGCTCCTGTTCCCGCGCGAGCTCGACGCGGCGCAGGCGCGTCAGCTCCACGACCGGACGTTCCCGCTCCTCGCCCCCGGCACGCGCTTCTCAGATCCGGCGATCGAGAAGGCCGCGCTCTCGGTGCTCGGGCGTGAGGGCCAGGAGCTCGCGGATCTCTCCGTGCCGGGCACCCCCGAGATCCACTTCGAGCCGGAGGAGCGCCCGCTCCTCGTGTTCCCCGGCCGGCTCGCGGTCGGCGAGGCGAAGCCCGACGAGCTGAACCGCGGCCGGCTTCGCGTGAACGTCGCGTTCACGCTCCCGCCCGGCGCCTACGCCACGCTGGTCGTGAAGCGGCTCTTCCACTGGACGCTCGCGCCGGGGCGCCGCGCCACGCCGGTAGCCGCGCCGGGCACCGCCGCTGCCCGTCGCGCGGCGCCCGCGCGCCCGGGGGCGCAGGCCGCCCCCCCCGAGCCGGCCGCTCCCCGCGCCGCGAAGCAGGGCTTCCTCGCCCGCCGCCGCGCCGAGAAGGAGGCGCGGCAGCAGCGGCGCGAGGCCGCGAAGAAGAGATCCTGA